In one Aromatoleum aromaticum EbN1 genomic region, the following are encoded:
- a CDS encoding tetratricopeptide repeat protein, protein MQTGKRPYRCRACTHRFHAPEHKRPRWRDRASFMVPALLMGAAIAAVIVVGARTGDETPAQNLPGVPIPIDPYTLRAAKEGDAAAQLRIAKTLLLDSASDRAQSLEAVRWLRAAADSQHPGAMVELGKLYRSGFGVLQDYDQAARWIRTAAARGNAEGMLELGRLYRDGIGFPRDPVRAYVWFNRAAAALNIDAVRDRDEIARSLDADELKQAQAQSSREESGEAEAEAVRVKEGNG, encoded by the coding sequence GTGCAGACGGGCAAGCGCCCGTATCGATGCCGCGCCTGCACGCATCGCTTCCATGCGCCCGAGCACAAGCGGCCCCGCTGGCGGGACCGCGCCTCCTTCATGGTGCCTGCGTTGCTGATGGGAGCCGCGATCGCCGCGGTGATCGTCGTCGGTGCCAGAACCGGTGACGAAACTCCGGCCCAGAACCTTCCCGGCGTGCCGATTCCGATCGATCCCTACACGCTGCGTGCGGCCAAGGAAGGGGATGCGGCGGCACAGCTCCGGATTGCGAAGACGCTGCTGCTCGACTCCGCGAGCGACCGCGCGCAATCGCTCGAGGCCGTGCGCTGGCTGCGGGCGGCGGCGGACAGCCAACATCCGGGAGCGATGGTGGAGCTCGGAAAACTCTACCGCAGCGGCTTCGGCGTGCTGCAGGACTACGACCAGGCAGCCAGATGGATCCGCACCGCGGCAGCGCGCGGCAACGCCGAAGGCATGCTCGAACTGGGCCGGCTGTACCGCGACGGCATCGGTTTCCCGCGCGACCCGGTGCGCGCCTATGTGTGGTTCAACCGCGCTGCCGCGGCCCTGAACATCGACGCCGTGCGCGACCGCGACGAGATCGCGCGCAGCCTCGACGCGGATGAGCTGAAGCAGGCACAGGCGCAGTCGTCGAGAGAGGAATCCGGCGAGGCCGAAGCCGAGGCCGTTCGGGTCAAGGAAGGTAACGGCTAG
- a CDS encoding sulfate ABC transporter substrate-binding protein: MNKFSTLLLAAALALATGAHAQSNLLNVSYDVARDVYKDYNPLFQKHWKEKTGETVEIRQSHAGSSKQARAVADGLEADVVTMNQATDVDFLAQKGLVATDYAKRFPDHASPYTSTMVFIVRKGNPKGIKDWNDIAKPGAVQLIIPHPKNTGNGRYSYLAAWGYALEQPGGNDETAQEFVGNWLKNAPLFGSGGRDATTTFMQRRIGDVLVTFESEAELIAKEFGRGEFEVVYPSLSILAEFPVAIVEKVVDKKGTRELARAYLDYLWSKEGQENAAKNYLRPRDPEVLKKYASAFPPIKTFTVDEMFGGWSKAAATHFKDGGTFDQIYAQK, translated from the coding sequence ATGAACAAATTTTCCACACTGTTGCTCGCGGCCGCGCTCGCGCTCGCGACGGGCGCGCACGCCCAGTCGAATCTGCTCAACGTGTCATACGACGTCGCGCGTGATGTCTATAAGGATTACAACCCGCTCTTCCAGAAGCACTGGAAGGAGAAAACCGGGGAGACCGTCGAAATCCGCCAGTCGCATGCCGGTTCGTCGAAGCAGGCGCGCGCGGTCGCCGACGGACTGGAGGCCGATGTGGTGACGATGAACCAGGCGACGGACGTCGATTTCCTCGCCCAGAAGGGCCTCGTCGCGACCGACTACGCGAAGCGCTTCCCGGACCACGCGTCGCCGTACACCTCGACGATGGTGTTCATCGTGCGCAAGGGCAATCCGAAAGGGATCAAGGACTGGAACGACATCGCGAAGCCGGGTGCCGTGCAGCTGATCATCCCGCACCCGAAGAACACCGGCAACGGCCGCTATTCGTATCTCGCCGCGTGGGGCTACGCGCTGGAGCAGCCCGGCGGCAACGACGAGACTGCGCAGGAGTTCGTCGGCAACTGGCTGAAAAATGCGCCGCTGTTCGGCTCCGGCGGGCGCGACGCGACGACGACGTTCATGCAGCGCAGGATCGGCGACGTGCTCGTGACGTTCGAATCCGAGGCCGAGCTGATCGCGAAGGAGTTCGGCCGCGGCGAGTTCGAGGTCGTCTATCCGAGCCTGTCGATCCTCGCCGAGTTTCCTGTCGCGATCGTCGAGAAAGTCGTCGACAAGAAGGGCACGCGCGAACTCGCCCGGGCCTACCTCGACTACCTGTGGTCGAAGGAAGGCCAGGAGAACGCCGCGAAGAACTACCTGCGCCCGCGCGACCCGGAGGTGCTGAAGAAATACGCTTCGGCGTTCCCGCCGATCAAGACCTTCACCGTCGACGAAATGTTCGGCGGCTGGAGCAAGGCGGCCGCGACCCATTTCAAGGACGGCGGCACCTTCGACCAGATCTACGCTCAGAAGTAA